Proteins encoded together in one Chryseobacterium taklimakanense window:
- the ileS gene encoding isoleucine--tRNA ligase, with protein MKKFNEYKNLDLTAVADGVSKFWNENNTFRKSVEIREGQPEYVFYEGPPSANGMPGIHHVMARAIKDIFCRFQTQNGKKVFRKAGWDTHGLPIELGVEKELGITKEDIGTKISVEDYNKACREAVMRYTDVWNDLTEKIGYWVDLEDPYITYEPKYMETVWWLLKQLYDKNLLYKGYTIQPYSPKAGTGLSSHELNQPGTYRDVSDTTVVAQFKVKKLSEALKNKLDANGSEACDIASNTCGGALHWAEFDAENKEISNLSILAWTTTPWTLPSNTALAVGRDIDYVLVKTFNQYTFEPINIILAKVLLEKNFGKKYFAGTEDDFKNYQSENKTIPYQILSEFTGEDLAGTEYEQLIPWFSPAENPEKAFRVIIGDFVTTEDGTGIVHIAPTFGADDNRVAQENGIPPMLVKDSNDNLVPLVDLTGRFLKGENVPEIFAGKYIKNEYYDEGTAPEKSWDVELVILLKTDNKAFKVEKYVHSYPHCWRTDKPVLYYPLDSWFVKMTEKRQRLVELNETINWKPKSTGEGRFANWLENVNDWNLSRSRYWGIPLPIWRSPDLKEEKIIGSVEELYHEIEKSVAAGVMSENPFKSFEIGNMSDENYAQIDLHKNIVDKIILVSESGKPIKRESDLIDVWFDSGSMPYAQLHYPFENKELIDSKKAFPADFIAEGVDQTRGWFYTLHAIATSVFDSVAYKNVVSNGLVLDKNGQKMSKRLGNAVDPFETLAKYGPDATRWYMISNANPWENLKFDIEGIDEVRRKFFGTLYNTYSFFALYANVDGFNYSEKDVENRPEIDRWILSELNLLIKEVKEFYEDYEPTKVARAINTFVNDNLSNWYVRLCRRRFWKGEYSDDKISAYQTLYTCLETVAKLSAPIAPFFMDQLFQDLNAVTGKEPQHSVHLTDFPLADESKIDTDLVEKTHLAQTITSMVFSLRKKENIKVRQPLQKVMIPVLDKKTEEQILAVSELIKQEVNVKELQLINAEEASHLIVKQIKPNFKSLGAKLGKDMKTVAGEISAMNSEQIANLEKDGKMTVAGHEIGLEDVEISTKDIPGWTVTSEGKITVALDLTLTDELKAEGIAREFINRIQNLRKDKDFELTDRIKIELTEDSPYLQEILKNTGYISTEVLSDKIEVVNSLSIFDEIEIDDVKFKVNVNKI; from the coding sequence ATGAAGAAGTTTAACGAATACAAAAACCTTGATCTAACCGCCGTTGCAGACGGTGTTTCCAAATTCTGGAACGAAAATAATACCTTCAGAAAATCGGTTGAAATCCGCGAAGGACAGCCGGAATATGTGTTTTACGAAGGACCGCCTTCCGCAAACGGAATGCCGGGAATTCACCACGTAATGGCGAGAGCAATCAAGGATATTTTCTGCCGTTTCCAAACGCAAAATGGTAAAAAGGTGTTTCGCAAAGCAGGTTGGGATACGCACGGTTTGCCAATAGAACTGGGCGTTGAAAAGGAATTGGGTATCACCAAAGAAGACATCGGAACCAAAATTTCCGTTGAAGATTATAACAAGGCCTGCCGGGAAGCGGTAATGCGCTACACTGATGTTTGGAATGATTTGACCGAAAAAATCGGATATTGGGTGGATTTGGAAGATCCTTACATCACCTACGAACCGAAATATATGGAAACGGTTTGGTGGCTTTTGAAGCAACTATACGATAAAAATCTGCTTTACAAAGGTTACACCATTCAGCCGTATTCGCCGAAAGCCGGAACCGGACTTTCTTCACATGAACTGAATCAGCCGGGAACTTACCGTGATGTTAGCGATACAACGGTGGTTGCGCAGTTTAAAGTGAAAAAACTTTCTGAGGCATTAAAAAATAAACTTGACGCAAACGGTTCAGAAGCTTGCGACATTGCTTCAAACACTTGTGGCGGCGCGCTTCATTGGGCAGAATTTGATGCTGAAAATAAAGAAATCTCAAATCTGAGCATCCTTGCCTGGACGACCACTCCATGGACTTTACCTTCAAACACCGCACTTGCAGTTGGTCGCGATATCGACTATGTTTTGGTGAAAACTTTCAACCAGTACACTTTTGAGCCGATCAATATTATTTTGGCGAAAGTGCTTTTGGAGAAAAATTTTGGTAAAAAATATTTTGCAGGAACTGAAGACGATTTCAAAAATTATCAGTCTGAAAACAAAACGATTCCTTATCAAATTTTATCAGAATTCACCGGCGAAGATTTGGCCGGAACTGAATATGAACAACTGATTCCGTGGTTTTCACCTGCCGAAAATCCTGAAAAAGCATTCCGCGTCATTATCGGAGATTTCGTAACAACCGAAGACGGTACCGGCATTGTGCACATCGCGCCGACCTTTGGTGCAGATGACAACCGTGTAGCTCAGGAAAACGGCATTCCGCCGATGTTGGTAAAAGACTCCAACGATAATTTGGTGCCTTTGGTGGATTTGACCGGAAGATTCTTAAAAGGAGAAAATGTACCGGAAATTTTTGCGGGAAAATACATTAAAAACGAATATTACGACGAGGGAACCGCACCCGAAAAATCCTGGGATGTAGAACTGGTGATTCTCTTAAAGACCGACAACAAAGCCTTTAAAGTTGAGAAATACGTTCACAGTTATCCACACTGCTGGAGAACGGATAAGCCGGTACTTTACTATCCGCTGGATTCGTGGTTCGTGAAAATGACGGAGAAAAGACAGCGTTTGGTAGAACTGAACGAAACCATCAACTGGAAGCCAAAATCCACCGGTGAAGGCCGTTTTGCAAACTGGCTTGAAAATGTAAACGACTGGAACCTTTCGCGCTCAAGATATTGGGGAATACCGCTGCCAATCTGGAGATCACCGGATTTAAAGGAAGAAAAAATCATCGGTTCGGTTGAGGAATTGTACCATGAAATTGAAAAATCTGTTGCGGCAGGTGTAATGTCAGAAAATCCTTTCAAATCTTTTGAAATCGGGAATATGTCTGATGAAAACTACGCGCAGATTGATCTGCACAAAAACATTGTCGACAAAATCATCCTTGTTTCAGAGTCCGGAAAACCGATTAAAAGAGAATCAGACTTGATCGATGTGTGGTTCGATTCCGGTTCAATGCCGTATGCGCAGCTGCATTATCCTTTTGAAAACAAGGAACTTATAGATTCAAAAAAAGCCTTTCCGGCAGATTTCATTGCGGAAGGTGTGGATCAGACTCGCGGATGGTTTTATACACTTCATGCGATTGCGACTTCGGTTTTCGATTCCGTGGCGTATAAAAACGTGGTTTCCAACGGTTTGGTTTTGGATAAAAACGGACAGAAAATGTCGAAAAGACTGGGAAATGCTGTGGATCCGTTCGAAACGTTGGCAAAATACGGTCCTGATGCGACGCGTTGGTATATGATTTCCAACGCAAATCCCTGGGAAAATCTAAAGTTTGATATTGAGGGAATTGATGAGGTCCGCCGGAAATTCTTCGGAACACTTTACAATACATATTCCTTCTTTGCACTTTATGCAAATGTTGACGGCTTCAATTATTCAGAAAAAGACGTGGAAAACCGCCCGGAAATTGACCGTTGGATCCTTTCAGAACTGAATCTTTTAATCAAAGAAGTAAAAGAATTCTACGAAGATTACGAACCAACGAAAGTGGCGAGAGCAATCAACACGTTCGTAAACGATAATTTAAGTAACTGGTATGTAAGGCTTTGCCGCCGCCGTTTCTGGAAGGGAGAATACTCCGACGACAAAATTTCGGCTTACCAAACGCTATACACCTGCCTTGAAACTGTTGCGAAACTTTCCGCTCCGATTGCTCCGTTTTTTATGGATCAGTTATTCCAGGATTTGAATGCGGTAACAGGCAAAGAACCGCAGCATTCCGTCCATCTAACCGATTTCCCGCTTGCCGACGAAAGCAAGATCGATACGGATTTGGTGGAGAAAACGCATTTGGCACAAACCATTACTTCGATGGTATTTTCATTGAGGAAAAAAGAAAATATCAAGGTTCGCCAGCCGCTACAAAAAGTGATGATTCCGGTTTTGGACAAGAAAACTGAGGAACAGATTTTAGCCGTTTCAGAGCTCATCAAGCAGGAAGTGAATGTGAAAGAACTTCAATTGATTAACGCTGAAGAAGCCTCACATCTGATTGTAAAACAAATCAAGCCGAACTTCAAATCGCTCGGAGCGAAACTTGGCAAAGATATGAAGACGGTGGCTGGAGAAATCAGCGCGATGAATTCTGAGCAGATCGCCAATCTTGAAAAAGACGGCAAAATGACTGTCGCCGGGCACGAAATCGGGCTTGAGGATGTGGAAATTTCAACAAAAGATATTCCAGGATGGACGGTGACGAGTGAAGGGAAGATCACTGTAGCGCTTGACCTCACCCTGACTGATGAACTGAAAGCGGAAGGTATTGCCAGAGAGTTCATTAACCGTATTCAAAATTTAAGAAAGGACAAAGATTTCGAACTTACGGACAGAATTAAAATTGAGTTAACAGAAGATTCTCCATATTTGCAGGAAATTTTGAAAAACACCGGTTATATTTCCACCGAAGTATTGTCAGATAAAATAGAAGTTGTAAATTCACTGTCAATTTTTGATGAAATCGAGATTGATGATGTGAAATTTAAAGTGAATGTGAACAAAATTTGA
- a CDS encoding DUF2062 domain-containing protein: MMKNFIQNSINSQKIFYRYFRRKGWKRFLKENILESEGSNKTKAKSIALGIFIGISPFWGFHSFLAITLSVFFRLNKMLTFIASQVTFPPLIPFIIYLSVKVGAPFVSNRASFENASFDFDFIKQNLIQYVIGSFLLATLSALFFGAVSYFFLNNFSPEKKR, from the coding sequence ATGATGAAAAATTTCATACAGAACAGCATCAACAGCCAAAAAATCTTTTACAGATATTTCCGCCGCAAAGGCTGGAAACGTTTTCTGAAAGAAAATATTCTGGAGAGTGAAGGCAGCAACAAAACGAAAGCGAAATCTATTGCATTGGGAATCTTCATCGGGATTTCGCCGTTTTGGGGATTCCATTCTTTTTTGGCGATTACCCTGTCGGTTTTTTTCCGGCTGAATAAAATGCTGACTTTCATTGCATCACAGGTTACTTTCCCGCCGCTGATTCCTTTTATTATTTACCTTTCCGTGAAAGTTGGTGCGCCGTTCGTTAGCAACCGTGCAAGTTTTGAAAATGCTTCCTTTGATTTCGATTTTATTAAGCAAAACCTGATACAGTACGTCATTGGGAGTTTTCTGCTTGCAACCCTTTCAGCGCTGTTTTTCGGAGCGGTTTCCTATTTTTTTCTGAATAATTTTAGCCCTGAAAAAAAGCGCTGA
- a CDS encoding TraR/DksA family transcriptional regulator yields the protein MAEERQRYSDADLQEFKKVIQEKIAKAEKDLMLINESFLNDQNNGTDDTSPTFKAFEEGAETLSKEQNAILAGRQEKFLRDLKHALIRIENKTYGVCRVTGKLIPKERLMAVPHATLSIEAKNMQR from the coding sequence ATGGCAGAAGAAAGACAGCGATACAGCGATGCAGATTTGCAGGAATTCAAAAAAGTAATACAGGAGAAAATTGCGAAAGCAGAGAAAGATTTGATGCTCATCAACGAAAGTTTCCTGAATGATCAGAACAACGGTACCGACGATACTTCCCCCACCTTCAAAGCCTTTGAGGAAGGCGCCGAAACTCTGAGCAAGGAACAGAATGCCATTTTGGCTGGCCGCCAGGAAAAATTCCTGCGCGACCTGAAGCACGCACTCATCCGTATTGAAAATAAAACTTACGGGGTGTGCCGCGTGACCGGGAAACTGATTCCGAAAGAGCGCTTAATGGCAGTGCCACACGCTACACTGAGCATCGAGGCTAAAAATATGCAGAGATAA
- a CDS encoding YjjG family noncanonical pyrimidine nucleotidase has product MIQHIFFDLDNTLWDHRRNAKLALEDLFRREQIREKYSLTFEEFHKEYFTVNENLWAQIRDGAIDKEYIRKFRFHNTFLFFGIDDFELAQRFEINFLDEIVSYNHLVEGAFELLEYLSQKKYRLHVLSNGFQEVTYRKCELSGIKNYFETITSADEINIRKPQPEIFEYALNKSGTKKAESVIIGDDWIADIEGGLAFGIKAIFFDVFNDNYTAENVKTVKKLSEIHELL; this is encoded by the coding sequence ATGATACAGCATATTTTTTTTGACCTGGACAACACGCTTTGGGATCACCGCAGAAATGCCAAACTGGCACTCGAAGACCTGTTCAGGAGAGAGCAAATACGGGAAAAATACAGCCTCACTTTCGAAGAATTTCATAAAGAATATTTTACCGTTAATGAAAATCTGTGGGCGCAAATCCGTGACGGTGCAATTGATAAAGAATACATCCGGAAATTCCGGTTTCACAATACCTTCCTGTTTTTTGGCATTGATGATTTTGAACTTGCGCAGCGTTTTGAAATCAATTTTTTAGATGAAATTGTTTCGTACAATCACCTTGTGGAAGGCGCTTTTGAACTTTTGGAATATTTATCACAGAAGAAATACCGGCTTCATGTGCTGTCCAACGGTTTCCAGGAAGTTACGTACCGGAAATGTGAGCTTTCCGGGATTAAAAATTATTTTGAAACGATTACAAGTGCAGACGAAATCAACATCAGGAAACCGCAGCCTGAAATTTTTGAGTATGCTCTCAATAAATCGGGCACCAAAAAGGCAGAAAGCGTGATCATCGGCGACGACTGGATTGCCGATATCGAAGGCGGCCTCGCATTCGGAATAAAGGCCATTTTCTTTGATGTTTTTAATGACAACTACACCGCAGAGAATGTGAAAACCGTGAAAAAACTTTCTGAGATCCACGAACTTCTTTAA
- a CDS encoding lipoprotein signal peptidase, with product MKKIALVTLLILLIDQISKFYIKTHFQLGESVDVFPGFKLTFVENPGMAYGFHFGGLIGKYFLVIVRIFLIGGMVYIFNKWLKEGRTTNYLIIPMAMIFAGAIGNLIDGMFYGMIFDSGTVYDESIDRWIEYGGVSKVVPFGEGYSSFMKGCVVDMLHFPLVDWTVPENWPLIGGKHIEFFKYIFNVADSAITVGAALLLIFRKKAFPNGLDF from the coding sequence ATGAAGAAAATAGCGCTCGTTACCCTCCTCATCCTTTTAATCGACCAAATTTCGAAGTTTTATATTAAAACGCATTTCCAACTGGGTGAAAGCGTGGACGTGTTTCCGGGCTTTAAACTGACTTTCGTGGAAAATCCGGGAATGGCTTACGGCTTCCATTTTGGCGGCCTTATCGGTAAATATTTCCTGGTGATTGTAAGGATTTTCCTGATCGGAGGAATGGTTTACATCTTTAATAAATGGCTGAAAGAAGGCCGAACCACCAATTACCTCATCATTCCAATGGCAATGATTTTTGCCGGGGCCATTGGCAACCTGATCGACGGAATGTTTTACGGAATGATTTTCGACAGCGGAACAGTTTACGACGAAAGTATTGACCGCTGGATTGAATATGGCGGTGTTTCAAAAGTGGTTCCTTTCGGTGAAGGTTATTCCTCGTTTATGAAAGGTTGCGTGGTCGATATGCTGCACTTCCCGCTTGTAGACTGGACCGTGCCTGAAAACTGGCCATTAATCGGCGGAAAACACATTGAATTTTTCAAATATATCTTTAATGTTGCAGATTCCGCGATTACAGTTGGAGCTGCTTTACTTTTGATTTTCAGAAAGAAGGCTTTTCCGAATGGGCTGGATTTTTAA
- a CDS encoding RNA polymerase sigma factor — MNSKSDSLLISQYQNGDENSLDFLIQRHQKELFSFIYYKLLDDDLANDVFQDTFMKIIVTLKEKRYNEEGKFILWAKRIAHNLIIDHYRLKAKNIKVSETTYENEEFSIFDLIREPSENIEDQLVLQQINSDLARMLQYLPENQQEVIKLRFFDGLSFKDIAEQTETSINTTLGRVRYALINLRKIMEENNIVLTR, encoded by the coding sequence ATGAACAGTAAATCCGACAGCCTGCTGATTTCGCAATACCAAAATGGTGATGAAAATTCTTTGGACTTCCTGATACAGAGGCACCAGAAAGAACTCTTTTCTTTTATTTATTACAAATTGCTTGATGACGATCTCGCCAATGATGTCTTCCAGGATACATTTATGAAAATAATCGTCACGCTGAAAGAAAAGCGCTACAACGAAGAAGGCAAATTCATTCTTTGGGCAAAAAGAATCGCGCATAACCTGATTATTGACCATTACCGGCTTAAAGCAAAAAATATCAAGGTTTCAGAAACTACGTATGAAAATGAAGAGTTTTCAATTTTTGATTTAATTCGGGAACCATCGGAAAATATTGAGGATCAGTTGGTTTTGCAGCAAATTAACAGCGATTTGGCAAGAATGCTGCAGTATCTTCCCGAAAACCAGCAGGAGGTCATTAAACTGCGTTTTTTTGACGGACTGAGTTTCAAGGACATCGCAGAACAGACCGAAACAAGCATCAATACCACGCTCGGCAGGGTTCGCTATGCCTTAATCAATTTAAGGAAAATAATGGAAGAAAATAATATAGTTTTAACCAGGTAA
- a CDS encoding HepT-like ribonuclease domain-containing protein, whose translation MKYLIDIDNSIAEIEGYFQNIPKEFNSYRQNTMLKRAVERNLEIIGEAVKKVLKRDEAYINKITEAKSIIGLRNLVIHAYDSVSDENIWAVLINHLPKLKSEIQDLMTQN comes from the coding sequence ATGAAATACCTAATCGATATTGATAATTCAATCGCTGAAATCGAAGGTTATTTTCAGAATATTCCGAAGGAATTCAATAGTTACAGACAAAACACAATGCTCAAAAGAGCCGTTGAAAGAAATCTTGAAATCATTGGCGAAGCGGTAAAGAAGGTACTCAAAAGAGACGAAGCCTATATTAATAAAATTACAGAGGCAAAATCAATTATTGGTTTACGGAATTTGGTTATTCACGCTTACGACAGTGTTTCTGACGAAAATATTTGGGCGGTTTTAATTAATCATCTTCCAAAATTGAAAAGTGAAATTCAGGATTTAATGACTCAAAACTAA
- the trpS gene encoding tryptophan--tRNA ligase, with product MSRILTGIQATGTPHLGNLLGAIIPAIELSKKTENESFLFIANMHSLTQIKNAEELKRNTYEIAAAWLACGLDTDKTYFYRQSDIPEVCELSWYLSCFFPYQRLTLAHSFKDKADRLEDVNAGLFTYPVLMAADILLYDAEVVPVGKDQLQHLEMARDMGARFNHQMGEVFVLPQAELQEDTKYVPGTDGQKMSKSRGNIINIFLPEKQLKKQIMSIETDSTPLEDPKNPDADKVFALYELIATPEQTEILRQKYLAGNFGYGHAKTELLNLILERFKTEREKFEYYMNNLPELDAKLAEGAEKTRKIAAETLKRVRESLGM from the coding sequence ATGTCACGCATCCTCACCGGAATACAGGCTACCGGGACGCCGCATTTGGGCAACTTGCTCGGTGCGATTATTCCCGCCATCGAACTTTCAAAAAAAACTGAAAACGAATCTTTTCTATTTATCGCCAACATGCATTCTTTAACGCAAATAAAAAATGCGGAAGAACTGAAAAGAAACACCTATGAAATCGCTGCTGCATGGCTGGCTTGCGGGCTGGATACGGATAAAACCTATTTCTACAGACAAAGCGACATCCCGGAAGTTTGTGAACTTTCGTGGTATCTGTCCTGCTTTTTTCCTTATCAAAGGCTTACATTGGCACATTCATTCAAAGATAAAGCCGACCGTCTGGAAGATGTGAATGCGGGACTTTTCACCTATCCGGTTTTGATGGCTGCAGATATTTTGCTTTACGATGCGGAGGTGGTACCGGTTGGAAAAGACCAACTGCAGCACCTGGAAATGGCGCGTGATATGGGCGCAAGATTCAATCATCAGATGGGAGAAGTTTTCGTGCTGCCACAGGCTGAACTGCAGGAAGACACCAAATATGTTCCCGGAACCGACGGGCAGAAAATGTCTAAATCTCGAGGAAACATCATCAATATTTTCCTGCCGGAAAAGCAGCTGAAAAAACAGATTATGTCAATTGAAACGGATTCCACGCCACTGGAAGATCCTAAAAATCCTGATGCGGACAAGGTTTTTGCTTTATATGAACTGATTGCAACGCCTGAACAGACTGAAATTTTAAGACAAAAGTATCTTGCCGGTAATTTCGGTTACGGCCATGCGAAAACAGAGCTGCTGAATTTAATTCTTGAAAGGTTTAAAACTGAAAGAGAAAAATTTGAATACTACATGAACAATCTGCCGGAACTTGACGCAAAACTGGCGGAAGGCGCTGAGAAAACCAGAAAAATTGCCGCCGAAACCCTGAAAAGAGTGCGGGAAAGTTTGGGAATGTAA
- a CDS encoding nucleotidyltransferase family protein, which translates to MKRLNINIHDLKALCQQHSVDQLYLFGSVLNKNFTDESDIDFLVKFLPIDLFHYFENYLSLKENLERLTGRNVDLVEVQTLKNTFLINSINKNKELIYG; encoded by the coding sequence ATGAAGCGGCTAAATATCAATATCCACGATTTAAAAGCACTTTGTCAACAGCACAGTGTAGACCAACTTTATCTCTTTGGATCTGTTCTGAACAAAAACTTTACCGATGAAAGTGATATTGATTTCCTGGTTAAATTTCTTCCGATTGATCTGTTTCATTATTTCGAAAATTACCTTTCTCTAAAAGAAAATCTGGAAAGATTAACCGGCAGAAATGTAGATCTTGTAGAGGTACAAACCTTGAAAAACACTTTCCTTATCAATTCAATAAATAAAAATAAAGAATTGATTTATGGATGA